Proteins encoded within one genomic window of Humulus lupulus chromosome 1, drHumLupu1.1, whole genome shotgun sequence:
- the LOC133812641 gene encoding tubby-like F-box protein 5 has product MSFRSIVRELREMKDGIGSMSKRVSEGKHWRSRTRSQIAIVPDEAPSSTPSIPQSRWANLPPELLLDILRRVEDSETSWPARAVVIFCASVCRSWRDIIIEIVKTPEQCGRITFPISLKQSGPRESPIQCFIRRDRATSTYYLYLGLVPSESERHKLLLAAKKIRRTTNTDFAISLVADDFSRTSTKYVGKLRSNFLGTKFTIYDSLPPCNAPVVQPSNQSSRRFHSKHQPPRVPSCNYSVGSISYELNVLRTRGPRRLHCVMHSIPGSCIKEGASTPTPTQKPLSHASNEQYSSPLLSIKGKEPATEFSSTSLAKMPSSVQGEEEPLILKNKAPRWHEQLQCWCLNFKGRVTVASVKNFQLVAAVNPSHNISDAEQERVILQFGKIGKDIFTMDYRYPLSAFQAFSICLSSFDTKPACE; this is encoded by the exons ATGTCTTTTAGAAGCATAGTTCGTGAGCTGAGGGAGATGAAAGATGGGATTGGAAGCATGTCGAAGAGAGTGAGTGAAGGGAAGCACTGGCGAAGTAGAACTAGGTCACAAATCGCCATTGTTCCTGACGAAGCACCATCCTCAACTCCCTCCATTCCTCAGTCTCGGTGGGCAAATTTGCCACCTGAATTGCTTTTAGACATTTTGAGAAGAGTTGAGGATAGTGAGACCTCATGGCCAGCTCGAGCTGTTGTTATCTTCTGTGCCTCAGTTTGTAGATCTTGGAGAGACATTATAATTGAGATTGTCAAAACTCCTGAGCAATGTGGACGAATCACGTTTCCAATCTCATTGAAGCAG TCGGGTCCTCGCGAGTCTCCAATACAATGCTTCATTAGAAGGGATAGAGCAACTTCTACATACTATCTGTACTTGGGTCTGGTGCCTT CTGAGAGCGAGAGGCATAAGTTGTTGTTAGCAGCCAAAAAGATTAGAAGGACAACAAACACGGACTTTGCTATATCTTTGGTGGCAGATGATTTTTCCCGGACCAGCACTAAATATGTTGGTAAACTCAG GTCCAATTTTTTGGGTACCAAGTTCACCATATACGACAGCCTGCCACCATGTAATGCTCCTGTAGTTCAACCAAGTAACCAATCAAGTCGAAGGTTCCATTCTAAGCACCAGCCTCCAAGAGTACCGTCCTGTAATTACAGCGTTGGAAGTATCTCTTATGAGCTTAATGTTCTCCGAACAAGAGGTCCACGGAGATTACATTGTGTCATGCACTCCATTCCTGGCTCTTGTATTAAGGAGGGAGCTTCTACCCCAACACCGACACAAAAGCCATTGTCGCATGCCTCTAACGAGCAGTATTCTTCTCCCTTACTGAGCATAAAGGGAAAGGAGCCAGCCACAGAGTTCAGCTCCACAAGCTTGGCAAAGATGCCATCATCGGTTCAGGGTGAAGAAGAACCTCTAATTCTGAAAAACAAGGCTCCAAGATGGCATGAGCAACTTCAATGTTGGTGCCTCAATTTTAAAGGACGTGTTACTGTGGCATCTGTCAAGAATTTTCAGCTAGTCGCAGCTGTTAATCCGTCGCACAACATATCAGATGCAGAGCAAGAGAGGGTGATCCTGCAGTTTGGAAAGATTGGAAAAGACATCTTCACCATGGATTATCGCTATCCCCTCTCTGCATTCCAAGCTTTTTCAATCTGCTTGAGTAGCTTTGACACTAAACCAGCATGTGAATGA
- the LOC133812644 gene encoding laccase-11-like: MSKMAPRNGFFNPLTILFLGFLIIFMLSFPAEAAIKRYNFDIQVKNVSRLCHAKPIVTVNGRFPGPTIYVREGDRLQINVTNHVQYNISIHWHGMKQYRNGWADGPAYITQCPIQTGNSYTYDYNVTGQRGTLWWHAHILWLRATVYGAIVVMPKQGTPFPFPQPNREFELVLGEWWNSDVETLVNQGNAMGLPPNSSDAHTINGKPGPLFPCSEKHTFAMEVEQGKTYLLRIVNAALNDELFFAVAGHNMTVVEVDAVYTKPFTTQAILIAPGQTTNVLVKANQVPGRYFAAARPFLDVPLPIDNNTATAIFQYKGVPTTVIPALPQLPSQNDTSFALGYNQKLKSLNTPQFPANVPLTVDRNLFYTIGLGRDSCPSCLNGTRLVASLNNISFNMPQIGLLQAHYFGIKGVFKTDFPDKPPTPFNYTGAPLTANLGTLVGTRVSKIKFNSTVELVLQDTNLLTVESHPFHLHGYNFFVMGTGVGNFDPTKDPAKYNLIDPVERNTVGVPTGGWTAIRFRADNPSVWFMHCHLELHTGWGLKTAFVVEDGPNSDQTVLPPPKDLPSC, encoded by the exons ATGAGTAAAATGGCTCCAAGAAATGGATTTTTCAACCCTTTAACTATTCTTTTCTTGGGGTTTCTCATCATCTTTATGTTATCTTTTCCTGCTGAAGCTGCTATTAAAAGATACAACTTTGAT ATTCAAGTGAAGAATGTGAGTAGGTTATGTCATGCCAAGCCTATTGTGACTGTAAATGGGAGGTTTCCAGGGCCAACTATATATGTCAGAGAAGGAGACAGACTTCAAATTAATGTGACAAATCATGTTCAATATAACATATCTATTCATTG GCATGGAATGAAGCAATATAGAAATGGTTGGGCTGATGGACCAGCTTACATAACACAGTGTCCAATCCAAACAGGGAATAGCTACACTTATGATTATAATGTAACTGGGCAAAGAGGAACACTTTGGTGGCATGCTCATATCCTTTGGTTGAGGGCCACAGTCTATGGTGCCATTGTTGTCATGCCCAAACAAGGAACTCCATTCCCATTCCCACAACCAAACAGGGAATTTGAACTTGTGCTAG GAGAATGGTGGAACTCTGATGTTGAAACGCTTGTTAATCAAGGAAACGCCATGGGTTTGCCACCAAATTCCTCAGATGCACACACCATTAATGGAAAGCCAGGGCCACTATTCCCATGCTCTGAGAAAC atactTTTGCAATGGAGGTTGAACAAGGGAAGACATACCTATTGAGAATAGTAAATGCAGCATTAAACGACGAACTATTTTTCGCCGTTGCGGGCCATAACATGACAGTGGTGGAAGTAGACGCAGTGTACACAAAACCCTTTACGACACAAGCCATATTGATAGCACCAGGCCAAACGACAAACGTTTTGGTCAAGGCTAACCAAGTGCCTGGTCGATACTTCGCAGCAGCCAGGCCATTCTTGGATGTGCCACTCCCCATAGACAACAATACAGCCACTGCCATATTCCAATACAAGGGTGTCCCAACCACTGTCATCCCAGCTCTACCCCAACTTCCCTCTcaaaacgacacgtcgtttgcTTTGGGCTACAACCAAAAACTCAAGAGCTTAAACACACCACAGTTTCCAGCCAATGTCCCGTTGACCGTTGACCGAAACCTCTTCTACACTATTGGTTTGGGAAGAGATTCTTGTCCCAGTTGTCTCAATGGGACTCGACTTGTTGCTTCGCTAAACAATATCTCATTCAATATGCCTCAGATTGGGCTTCTTCAGGCCCATTACTTTGGCATCAAAGGAGTTTTCAAGACTGATTTTCCTGATAAGCCCCCAACTCCTTTTAATTACACTGGTGCCCCTCTCACAGCCAATTTGGGAACTTTGGTGGGTACTAGAGTTAGCAAGATTAAGTTTAATTCTACTGTTGAGCTGGTTTTACAAGATACTAATCTCTTGACTGTGGAGTCTCATCCATTTCATTTGCATGGATATAACTTTTTTGTGATGGGGACTGGTGTTGGAAATTTCGACCCTACTAAGGATCCGGCCAAGTATAATTTGATTGATCCTGTTGAAAGAAATACTGTTGGAGTACCTACCGGAGGTTGGACTGCCATTCGATTTAGAGCTGATAATCCTA GTGTATGGTTCATGCATTGTCATTTGGAGCTCCACACTGGCTGGGGATTGAAAACAGCATTTGTTGTTGAAGATGGACCCAATTCAGATCAAACTGTTCTACCTCCTCCTAAGGATCTTCCATcgtgttaa
- the LOC133812645 gene encoding putative glucose-6-phosphate 1-epimerase has protein sequence MAMLSMPISLPTPTRYSFRRVNRYSGMAFASLSSETTSVGVKVTEGEGNLPKVVLTSAQGSEADIYLYGGCITSWKVPNGKDLLFVRPDAVFNKKKPISGGLPHCFPQFGPGEIQQHGFARNMDWSVIDSESVEGNPVVTLELKDEPYSRSMWDFSFQALYKVILKTNSLSTELVITNTGNKPFSFSTALHSYFRASVTGASVRGLKGCKTLNKEPDPKNPLEGKEERDVVTFPGFVDCIYLDAPNELHLDNGLGDTISIKNTNWTDAVLWNPHLQMEACYKDFVCVENAKIGTKQLEPGQSWTATQLLSIE, from the exons ATGGCGATGCTTTCTATGCCCATTTCACTCCCAACTCCGACCCGTTACTCCTTCCGGCGAGTTAACCG GTATTCTGGTATGGCTTTTGCAAGCTTGAGCAGTGAGACTACTTCTGTTGGAGTGAAGGTCACAGAAGGAGAAGGGAACTTGCCCAAAGTTGTCCTGACTTCTGCTCAGGGTAG TGAGgctgatatatatttatatggtggTTGCATTACATCTTGGAAAGTTCCAAATGGCAAGGACCTCCTTTTTGTTAGACCAGATGCTGTATTCAATAAGAAGAAACCAATAag TGGAGGTCTTCCCCATTGTTTTCCGCAGTTTGGACCTGGTGAGATACAGCAG CATGGATTTGCAAGAAATATGGATTGGTCTGTCATTGATTCCGAAAGCGTCGAAGGAAATCCTGTTGTAACTTTAGAGCTAAAGGATGAGCCCTACAGTCGTTCCATGTGGGATTTCAGCTTTCAGGCTTTATACAAG GTGATTCTGAAAACAAACAGCCTTTCCACTGAACTTGTAATTACAAATACAGGCAACAAGCCATTTTCATTTAGTACAGCCCTGCACTCATACTTCCGC GCTTCAGTCACAGGTGCATCAGTTAGAGGTTTAAAAGGTTGCAAAACCCTCAATAAAGAACCCGATCCAAAGAATCCATTGGAGGGCAAAGAAGAAAG GGACGTGGTCACTTTTCCTGGATTTGTAGATTGCATATATCTGGATGCCCCTAATGAGTTACACCTTGATAATGGCTTGGGGGATACAATATCCATTAAGAACACAAA TTGGACCGATGCTGTGTTGTGGAACCCACATCTACAGATGGAAGCATGCTACAAAGATTTTGTCTGCGTAGAAAATGCCAAG ATTGGAACCAAACAGTTGGAGCCTGGACAATCTTGGACTGCTACACAGCTACTCAGCATCGAGTGA